The genomic region cagggactTCCatgtgaggagctgcagaccctgggctgggggggctggaggAGTCTCCCTGCCCGTCAGCTTGTGCTCCCCAGGCCTCCTGCAGTTCAGCCAGCATCTCCTCCAGGATCTGCCGGGTCTCCTGGTAcctgtgctgtgcctctgtCCAGGCTGCCAACCCTTGGCTGCTCTGCATCCTGCGCACCTGAGCCTTCAtctccttcagcttctccagggcGAACTCCACCGAGAGCTTCTGGAAGGATCTCTGCAGGCACCGCAGTGCCTGGCCCTCCCCGCGCTGCGCCCGGGCTGAGCACTGCCGGCAGTCCAGCTTCAGCCCTGCCACCTACAAAAGAGGTGAGAGGGGCTGCTTTCGtggccaccagcagcaccatgtCCTGTGGGGGAAGATCCCCTGCACCCACCTTGTTGGAGAACCGGAcgagctcctgcagcagctcccgtTCTGCCTGCCGCcgctccagctgctgggagaagctCATCAGCTTTGTCTGGAAAAGGGCTGCAGACACTTGGAAAGCATCTGCCTCGGGGAACGTCCTGCCTCGGACCTCAGCTGCCTTCTGGCACAGAGTCAGGCCATGGTGGTACCGAGCCTGCACAGACAGGAGGAAGGAACAGCTCCACACTTGGGAATGGTGCTGACCTGGGATACGTGCACTGCAGGTAGCACTTGGCATCGCCATTAGCCCATCCATCACCACTACAGATGGATGGGAAACACTTCTGGGCAAGTGAGAACATACAAAGCAATGGGATCCTCCAAATCTCTGCTCTGCCCGGGCCTGGTTCAAAATGAACCCAATGCACCTCCTGTCCTGAGTGGGGTCACCATGCCTCAccctccctgcactgtgtgTGACTAAAGGGCCTACACATCCAGGGAACCAGAAGATCCTCATCACAATGTTATTTGTTTTCTGATGGATGCCCAGACTTTGTAGGAAAAGGAGCTGCATGGATGGAGTGCAGCAAGGGTTGGGGACagcagtcccagcccagcacacatCAAGGAACAGCACAGTCACCCCCTCATTGGAGCAGGACTACCCAGAGTCCCCACAGTGCTGAGATTGACAACTGCAGTGTGACTCAACAGATCAGGGACACCCAGTTCTGCCCAGAAGCCTCTTTCCAAACCCAGGGGATGTCTGTTACAGAAAAGCCCCTCCAGACATACTGTGGCCTGGGTGAGGAACTCCGTGAAGTGCTCGgtggagccctggcagctgtCGGGACTCCAGTCCTcggtgcccatctcctgcagccgagctgctgcctccccatCCAGCCAGGACCCCAACTGTGAGAGAGCAGAACAGGGATGAGGAGGgaccagccacagcagcagcagcgtgtCCACAgcacctcctcttcctgcccCGGCCCGgcatcccagcccaggctcagtCACACACAGTCGCCTGTAATGAAAATCAAAGCCTGCCATTCTCCAGGCTTCTATCATCatcaaaaataaaggaaatgtgACCAAAACACTCAACCATGGAACACCACAGAGGGCAATTTCAACTTgtgacaccccagggacacccagctcACCTTGCCAAACTCAGTCTCAAGCTCCCGGACCTTGCGGAGGAACTGCAGGTGCTCCAGGCAGCTGTTGGACTGGGACACAAGGCTGTGAAGTTCTTCCTCCAGCTGACTATACAGCCCCTCAGCCAACTCCATACCGGTCCTGCGCGTTGGGAGGAGAGGGGCCATCAGCGCCAGGTGCTACCAGGTGAGCTCACAGATGCACAAAGTGGAAGGAAGCAGGTCTCTTGCCCATCTCCTGACCCCAGCCTTGAAGGCACCCGGACATCTTCCCAACCCATGGAGCAAATGGATAGCAGGGACCATGGGATGGGAAAGCCCCGTCTATCAGtacagcccagccccactgagagaagggagcaggagggagcagtggATCAGTGCTGCCTCAGTGCATGACTGTGGAGCAGCATGGCAtggctggagcagtgctgtATCACCAGATGGGTGCAGCATTCCCGGCCAACAGCGACATCAGCGGGTGAGTATGGAATGGCCCAGTTACAGCATGGCTGGATGAGTAACGGCATGGCCAGATTACGGCATCACTGGATGAGTATGGCGCGTCCAGGTGGGGGTGACGTTACTGGATGACTACAGCATGGCCAGAGGAGCCATGCACAGCCAGATTGTCACATCACTGGATGAGTGTGGCACGGCCAGACAAGTGCACATCACCGGACGATCACGACATGGCCAGAGgagcacagcacggcacagctgGCTGGGCGCGGCATGGCCGGGACTTGGCCCCATCTAGTGGCTTTTCCCGATCCCAGCCCAAGGCACTGCTGCCGGCATTGCACAGCATGACAGATctggcctggcctggggcaGGAGACCCTCTCAGGGATCTGGCACCAGTGAGGATGAGGGGACTCCTGCAATGGGCTGTCCCAGACATGTGGTCCATGCTTCTAGAGCAGGACTGACCATGGAAATAGCTTTGGCTCATGGGGACCAGGCTGTCCATGGGGAGGTGGCTGTGTCAGCCAGCAGGACCGGGGGTTCCTGGCATTGGCACCCCCTGACAGTGGAACTGCCCAGTCCTACCTGATGTGGTCAGAGGCGCAGAGGCGGGCAGCCTCCCTGCGCAGCCTGGCCAGCAGGAATCCCCCCTCGCGCTGCACCCGCACCAGCTGAGGGTCATTCAGCACCTTCTGCATCAGCTCCTGGTGCCTCCTGATGCCTGCAGCTGCATCCTGTGGAGAAAGGGAGGGTCAGACAAGTGTCTTACCTGGGGCCTCACCTGGGGTCTCAGCCAGCACAGGACGGGTatctggggctgctccccaggcaggagcacaggcGACAGGGAATAGCCCTgtggccaggagcagccagtcTGGGAATGGTTATGCCAAGTTTTGGGGAACTGGAGGGAAAAGCTGCTATGGCTGCACTGCAGATGGGCTCGTTGGGAATGTCCCTAGCCTGTGGTGCTGCCACCCCTGTTACCTGTGTCCCAGCCAGTGCGTCGGTGTTCCGCAGCTCCTggatgcagtgctgcagcagctctgatgcCCGCCTGAGGCTGGCTGTGAAGGGCTGCAGCTTCTGTGGGGGACACACACCGTGGGTCAGTGGGGGCAGCCTGTCcatgaggagaaggaggaggagaagtgccaggacagagcaggaaataCTGTGAGGCACTGGGTTAAAGCTGATGAGGAAGGGAGTGAGGAGGTGGATggacagctgcaggcaggagcacatAGGAAGGAGCTTAACCCTCCCGTGCTCAGAGCTCTCTTGTTcattcccctctcccagcccttcctgttGCTTTTCCAGGGATGTGTGTGGGACACATAAGACgcagtggggacagagggacacggggaagGTGAGGCAATGGCTCATGGCGTGGTAACAGACACCTGGAAGAATTGAACCCACTCGCCGTGGCAGTAGGGGAAGGCACCgtccagctctgggggcagctgggagctgtcGACGTGGCGGCCCAGAGCCTTCAGCGATGTCAGAGTCTCCACCTGCAGGGCACAGTGCTTGTaaggctgcctggagcagagaacAGCCCCCTATTGCACCAGCTCAGGGGACGGGGACAGGCTCACCTGCACCCCAGACAGCTTCTCACGGTGGGAGACCAGCTCCttctcagccaggagcagcatgCTGTGAATGCAGCCTGGAGACACACTCTGTGGGAGGCAGGGGAGAATCACCAGAGCAAACCCCACATGCAGCCCTCAGGTTACCCATGGCAGTGCAGGGTTTTCCTGGGTCAGCTGAGGCTGGTGAGCTCATTGCAAAGGAAAACGCTCCCACTCTCACTGGTGTGGGAGAGGGAAACATCTCCATCAGGCCATGAGCTTGTCCCAGCCACCTTGCCTCCCTGGCAGAGGACCATGGGAAGAGCCTCATGAGTGAACCCCTTCTCTGACACCAGTGACACTTCTCCATGTGAGGAGCATCAGGGCCAACATGGGTTTTATTGGGCATACAAAGGCTGTGGCGGGGGGACTCCATAGCCCCTGGACAGCACAGGACACTCCTGTGGCACTACCTGGGCACTGGCACAAGGACTCTGCCACGACAGTGGATTGCCACTTCGGAGCCCATTTCATGGTGAATTCACATATGAGGATGCTGGAGGGCTCTTGGTGACACCTGCCAGGTGATGGCAGGGCTCGGAAGGGACCTTTGGGAATCACATGGAGAGCGAGCACAGGGGAGGTTCTGAGGGACCCCTAAAGGGTGGCAGCACTCCCTCCCAGAGAGGGACACCCCTGGCATACCTAtggcacaggcacacacagcctggcaTACCTGGACAGAGCGGAGGGCTGAGAACAGGACAGGAGCGGGTGGCTGCTTCCTGGCATCCACCACAACTGTCAGCCCAACATCCTTCGCTTCTCGCCTCTCACCATTCTTCACTTCTTGCCTAGAGAGGGGAAACACAGCAGGAGTGGGGGTCCTTCGCTGGGGCAGGGCTCTCTCAAAGCCCCCTCCCACATTCTGCacccccaggcaggcaggaaccCACAGCCACAGGCAGTGGCCTTATCCCTGTGCGATGTCCCTGCCAAGGGCTCAGAGCATGTGCCACTGGCAGCGGCATGGTCCAGGGACCTCAGGGATATGCCCAAACCAGAGTGTGTGGGATGCTGGGTATCCATCCCAACACAGCCTgggagccctgagccaggcagaaGCTGGGGGTCCCTGGAAGATCCTGCTGGCTCTTacctggggagggaggagaggcagaggaTGAGCCTTGCCAGCTCGGCAGCTGAGCACCACGCAGCCCGCCAGGCACTGCCACTGGTGGTCACCAGGAGGagggccctgcccagcctgtctGAACTCCCTGTGGAGAAAGGGTGAGTGACTCCTCTGGCAGCTACCTGCCAGACCTGAGCACTCCACAATGGGCTGGGGTAACCATCAGTGCTGCCTCAGCTCAGCCTGCCATGATGCAGCCCCTCTGGCCCTTTAGAAGGGGGAAAGCCAGCCCAGGGGGGGCTCTTGGCATAAATGTCTGgaattccagagctgctggggatgttTTTCCTGAGAAGAAGATGGGTTTTGTTACTGCTTTTTGGTTCTTGGGAAAAAGAAGGAGCCAAATGTTTAGTGTTTGGCAGCTAAAGCTGAACAGCTTCATTGGAGAGGAATGGTGTGGGAGGGCTTGGGGCGGCTGGGaccagggcagctgctctgcacaggctgccggcatttatgtttttaatgtttttgcctagctgaaaaaaaattttccacTTGGAGTATTTCTGGCCTCCAGCAAAGCCCTGAAACCTTCCTCCAAAACACTCTCTCTAGCAGCCTGTGTTTCCATCCAGAGGCCTCTCCCGCCCATTCCCCAGGCTCATGGTGCCAGCAGTACCTGGCAGGCAGATGATGCCTGAGCGCAGCAGCCCAGCATGCAggtcctgccaggctggaggcTCCCgaccagcagtgccagtgctgggcacagagggaccATTCTTGCAGCTGGAACTTTCCAGAGACCGTTCCtccacaggagcagcagtggctgcattCGTACCTGTGCACAGGGATAGAGGAGAGGGAAGCTGGTGACACTCAACGAAGCAGAGGAACAGcaaagccccagcagagcctggtcaggtgctgcagccccagaggatgttacctttccctgctgccctggctctgcccatcCTGGGCGAGTAGATGGCCGACATCTTCTTCCAGGCCCCCTCGTGCTGGCTGCTGACTCTTTCCTCCTCGGGGGCTGCCCTGTGCCGCGTGCCCTTCAGGAAGGAGAACTTGTGGCTGGAACCTGGGGGCAGCCGGGGGCTGCCCCGCTGCACCAACCCCCCTCGCCCTGACACCCCAGGAGTCGCTCGGCGGGACTGGTGGGTGAGGAGCATGGGGCTGCCAGCCCCCTTCCTGTGCTGCGCGGGGGTCTCacggggggtggcagggggcAGCTCGGAGCCAGGGCTATCTGGCTCCTCCAGGATGGCTGCCATCAGCCCAGAGCCGAAGCTCACCGGGTTCTGCAGCGCGGCCATGTAGGAGTCACGTTGGCGGCACTTTGGGCCATGTGACCCTGGCTCTTGGCTTATCTTCCTCCCCAGGCACGGGCTGCAGGGACTCTCCTCTGAGCTCAGTGCTCCCCCACAGGGCCAAGAATCTGCTCCTGATCCCCCATTTGCCCAGGGGAGCATCTCATCAGCCCCAGCCCTTATGCTCCCTGGAAGGCAGGTGGGCAACAGGGATGTGGTCAGGACGTCCAAGTCCTCCTGGGattgctccagcaggtccacaTACTCCCCCTCCAGGTTCTGGCTGATGATTTCACTGAGACTGGGCACAGCCAGCGTGGCCGGCTTCTTCCGCAGACCTGCCTGCTCCACCTTGATCAGTCCCGGGTATCGACCCTGGCTTGACTTCCGAGAGGTGGCCttgcagcctgggatggtgccCACAATGTTGCTGTAGGGTATGGGGACATTTGCTGTGCCATGGGGCACAAGTGTGACAGGTGCAGTCTCAGGAGCAGGTTCATGCCAGGCACCAGGGGGTACACTatcagctccagccctgggcttgTCGGTGAACTCAGGCGTGGCAATCCGGCTCCATGGCAGTGGGGTGACACCGTTCTCAGTGGCCACCAGGCAGGTGTGCAGGGGAGCTCCGGCCCAGCTGCTGTTCACCTCCTCCAGCCATGCATTGGTGAAGAGCAGAGCGTGGGTGGCCTCGGGGACAGGTGTCTCCTCCACGGAGCGCAGGTCCAGGGAGAGGTGCTTGATGGTGACACGTGCTGTGTGCTCCTCACAGGGCTCTGCTTGCAGGTAGAAGTCCCCAGGGCGCAGCAGGAGGGGGTTGAGCGGTGCGAGGTGCACAACCACCTTTTCGTGCAGACATAAGGGCCAGCCTTCATGGAGAAAGATGCGGTTAAAGTAGGGAGcctgggaaggagaaagaacaCAGTGCATGAgggagccctgccagctctgtgccttCCAGCCACCCCCACACGCTCTTGCTGCCCGGCCCCGTGCTTTCCATGAGGATGAAAGTGCTTGGTGACCCAATGCACGTCCCTGAACCAagcccctccagcacagccctgcaagcCCACCCTGAGCCACGGCTATTCCCACAGTGTGGAGTCTACCCATGTGCTTACAGAGGGAAAACCCCTGTTTAAGCCTCTCTAGGATCAAGACAAGATGACCCCAGAGTTCCCCTGCCCTTATTGCAGGGACCACATATGCTGGACAAATCCCGGGGAGCTGGTTGTGCGgtcccctctgcagggagcagatggGACAAGGAGTGGAcgtgcagggagggagcccaCAGGGCAGCgtgcctgtgcaggcaggacTCCTTAGGGCAAACCCCCCGTGTCTGGGAGTGGCTCATGGGGGCACCGTTGTGGGGCACGGGGCTTACACAGGCCGCCTGCCGCAGGCGCTCGAAGAGCCGCTTGGCCGGGATGAGGAactggagcaggcagcagagcccatcCCCCTGGTAGCTGGTCT from Haemorhous mexicanus isolate bHaeMex1 chromosome 18, bHaeMex1.pri, whole genome shotgun sequence harbors:
- the KIAA1755 gene encoding uncharacterized protein KIAA1755 homolog isoform X1; translation: MDAGSLDAAVQSALQALYPPFEATAPTVLGQVFRLLETSYQGDGLCCLLQFLIPAKRLFERLRQAACAPYFNRIFLHEGWPLCLHEKVVVHLAPLNPLLLRPGDFYLQAEPCEEHTARVTIKHLSLDLRSVEETPVPEATHALLFTNAWLEEVNSSWAGAPLHTCLVATENGVTPLPWSRIATPEFTDKPRAGADSVPPGAWHEPAPETAPVTLVPHGTANVPIPYSNIVGTIPGCKATSRKSSQGRYPGLIKVEQAGLRKKPATLAVPSLSEIISQNLEGEYVDLLEQSQEDLDVLTTSLLPTCLPGSIRAGADEMLPWANGGSGADSWPCGGALSSEESPCSPCLGRKISQEPGSHGPKCRQRDSYMAALQNPGTRHRAAPEEERVSSQHEGAWKKMSAIYSPRMGRARAAGKGTNAATAAPVEERSLESSSCKNGPSVPSTGTAGREPPAWQDLHAGLLRSGIICLPGSSDRLGRALLLVTTSGSAWRAAWCSAAELARLILCLSSLPRQEVKNGERREAKDVGLTVVVDARKQPPAPVLFSALRSVQSVSPGCIHSMLLLAEKELVSHREKLSGVQVETLTSLKALGRHVDSSQLPPELDGAFPYCHGEWVQFFQKLQPFTASLRRASELLQHCIQELRNTDALAGTQDAAAGIRRHQELMQKVLNDPQLVRVQREGGFLLARLRREAARLCASDHIRTGMELAEGLYSQLEEELHSLVSQSNSCLEHLQFLRKVRELETEFGKLGSWLDGEAAARLQEMGTEDWSPDSCQGSTEHFTEFLTQATARYHHGLTLCQKAAEVRGRTFPEADAFQVSAALFQTKLMSFSQQLERRQAERELLQELVRFSNKVAGLKLDCRQCSARAQRGEGQALRCLQRSFQKLSVEFALEKLKEMKAQVRRMQSSQGLAAWTEAQHRYQETRQILEEMLAELQEAWGAQADGQGDSSSPPSPGSAAPHMEVPVCRAASSPEPAVLGGRELAEQPETSTEGPGQPQGPGQSQPSTNPGSTLGVEQSSLQPHCRLEPQGARASHHHISADTPHAKPKSKASLGVTGHQAQERSQPRRRRPVTLPPWTRFPGADPPCPTAVPHGTASDPSTAGAPVGPQAEAAQYFQISSQSSFSSEDSDSQNSMEEVPAASLALPKDLQSPRAPCPSEKAHQIIYLENHHTESSAKANAK
- the KIAA1755 gene encoding uncharacterized protein KIAA1755 homolog isoform X2, with the protein product MDAGSLDAAVQSALQALYPPFEATAPTVLGQVFRLLETSYQGDGLCCLLQFLIPAKRLFERLRQAACAPYFNRIFLHEGWPLCLHEKVVVHLAPLNPLLLRPGDFYLQAEPCEEHTARVTIKHLSLDLRSVEETPVPEATHALLFTNAWLEEVNSSWAGAPLHTCLVATENGVTPLPWSRIATPEFTDKPRAGADSVPPGAWHEPAPETAPVTLVPHGTANVPIPYSNIVGTIPGCKATSRKSSQGRYPGLIKVEQAGLRKKPATLAVPSLSEIISQNLEGEYVDLLEQSQEDLDVLTTSLLPTCLPGSIRAGADEMLPWANGGSGADSWPCGGALSSEESPCSPCLGRKISQEPGSHGPKCRQRDSYMAALQNPVSFGSGLMAAILEEPDSPGSELPPATPRETPAQHRKGAGSPMLLTHQSRRATPGVSGRGGLVQRGSPRLPPGSSHKFSFLKGTRHRAAPEEERVSSQHEGAWKKMSAIYSPRMGRARAAGKGTNAATAAPVEERSLESSSCKNGPSVPSTGTAGREPPAWQDLHAGLLRSGIICLPGSSDRLGRALLLVTTSGSAWRAAWCSAAELARLILCLSSLPRQEVKNGERREAKDVGLTVVVDARKQPPAPVLFSALRSVQSVSPGCIHSMLLLAEKELVSHREKLSGVQVETLTSLKALGRHVDSSQLPPELDGAFPYCHGEWVQFFQKLQPFTASLRRASELLQHCIQELRNTDALAGTQDAAAGIRRHQELMQKVLNDPQLVRVQREGGFLLARLRREAARLCASDHIRTGMELAEGLYSQLEEELHSLVSQSNSCLEHLQFLRKVRELETEFGKLGSWLDGEAAARLQEMGTEDWSPDSCQGSTEHFTEFLTQATARYHHGLTLCQKAAEVRGRTFPEADAFQVSAALFQTKLMSFSQQLERRQAERELLQELVRFSNKVAGLKLDCRQCSARAQRGEGQALRCLQRSFQKLSVEFALEKLKEMKAQVRRMQSSQGLAAWTEAQHRYQETRQILEEMLAELQEAWGAQADGQGDSSSPPSPGSAAPHMEVPVCRAASSPEPAVLGGRELAEQPETSTEGPGQPQGPGQSQPSTNPGSTLGVEQSSLQPHCRLEPQGARASHHHISADTPHAKPKSKASLGVTGHQAQERSQPRRRRPVTLPPWTRFPGADPPCPTAVPHGTASDPSTAGAPVGPQAEAAQYFQISSQSSFSSEDSDSQNSMEEVPAASLALPKDLQSPRAPCPSEKAHQIIYLENHHTESSAKANAK